Proteins encoded together in one Alteribacter keqinensis window:
- the rarD gene encoding EamA family transporter RarD: MKKQEQRSQTIMGITAGTGAYMIWGFLPIYWKYLGHVPPAEILAHRIIWSLLFMCIVIVILNKGKELLEDLAYLKTHPKITAGLILASLFISANWLTYIWAVANDSIIEASLGYYINPLVSVFLGVVFLKEKVNFWQKTSFVLAAAGVLILTLSFEGVPAAAILLALSFAFYGLVKKLTKIGAFTGLTLETLVLAPVSIGYLFYIHEDAGSAFYGGDVTMPLLIGAGAVTAVPLLLFGIGAKKIPLSMIGILQYIAPTIMLFLGVFSYSETFQFVHLFSFSVIWFALILYSFSNTKWLNRFNPASKSLSQ, translated from the coding sequence GTGAAAAAGCAGGAACAGCGCAGCCAGACAATCATGGGAATAACGGCAGGAACAGGTGCTTATATGATATGGGGATTTCTCCCAATCTATTGGAAGTACCTTGGGCATGTGCCGCCGGCGGAGATTCTCGCTCACAGAATCATCTGGTCCCTGCTTTTTATGTGTATCGTTATTGTCATCTTGAATAAAGGTAAAGAATTACTTGAAGACCTGGCCTATTTGAAGACTCATCCAAAAATCACAGCCGGTCTGATTCTGGCCAGCTTATTTATTTCTGCAAACTGGCTTACCTACATATGGGCGGTGGCTAATGACAGTATTATTGAAGCGAGCCTCGGGTATTATATTAACCCTCTCGTAAGTGTCTTTTTGGGCGTTGTTTTTCTAAAAGAGAAGGTAAACTTCTGGCAGAAGACATCATTTGTTCTTGCTGCTGCAGGAGTGCTTATCCTTACTCTGTCCTTTGAAGGTGTGCCTGCAGCAGCCATCCTTCTTGCTTTAAGTTTTGCCTTTTACGGACTGGTTAAAAAACTTACAAAGATCGGTGCTTTCACAGGGCTGACCTTGGAAACCCTTGTGCTGGCCCCCGTATCCATTGGCTACCTTTTTTACATTCACGAGGATGCCGGCTCAGCTTTTTACGGCGGGGACGTAACCATGCCCCTCCTTATCGGAGCAGGCGCCGTGACTGCTGTACCTCTTCTCCTGTTTGGTATCGGAGCTAAGAAGATCCCTCTCTCCATGATTGGGATTCTCCAGTACATTGCTCCGACCATTATGCTTTTTTTAGGTGTTTTCTCATACAGCGAAACGTTCCAGTTCGTTCATCTTTTTTCGTTCAGTGTCATTTGGTTTGCTTTAATTCTTTATTCTTTCTCGAACACAAAATGGCTCAACCGGTTTAACCCTGCCAGCAAGAGCCTGTCCCAGTGA
- a CDS encoding SatD family protein translates to MKPAVCFAIDIKKSSIVNKQQLMKTLKLCKEKLNRQFKKNIIVPFDIRGGDEMIGALTAFSQVRPVIEQMTETLESGGLSFYLGVGIGYVENNETSIHTVNGSAVLQALSARDDELKQKGEEGKVWQQGARSAVFFSSEEAPASSLNSLYLTILEKKHAWTKKQREAISFLETNPDYTFEKAGKELGYKSPKSTVSYLLARSQYLRVKAMEKSFDDLLIYIGEKLEDRRG, encoded by the coding sequence ATGAAACCTGCAGTATGCTTTGCGATTGACATAAAGAAATCTTCAATCGTAAATAAACAGCAGCTGATGAAAACTTTAAAGCTGTGTAAAGAAAAATTGAACCGTCAGTTTAAAAAAAATATCATAGTACCATTCGATATCCGAGGCGGGGATGAGATGATTGGGGCATTGACTGCTTTTTCACAGGTCAGACCGGTTATCGAGCAAATGACAGAAACGCTGGAAAGCGGAGGACTTTCATTTTATTTAGGAGTAGGAATCGGATATGTGGAAAATAATGAAACGTCGATTCATACCGTTAACGGAAGTGCAGTCCTTCAAGCCTTGTCAGCAAGGGATGATGAATTGAAGCAAAAAGGTGAGGAAGGGAAGGTATGGCAGCAGGGGGCTCGGAGCGCAGTCTTTTTCTCTTCTGAAGAAGCTCCTGCTTCTTCATTGAACAGCCTGTATTTAACGATTCTTGAAAAGAAACATGCGTGGACGAAAAAACAACGGGAAGCAATTTCATTTTTAGAAACAAATCCGGATTATACATTCGAAAAAGCAGGAAAAGAACTTGGTTACAAATCACCGAAATCCACCGTTAGTTACTTGCTGGCACGCTCTCAATATCTTAGAGTAAAGGCGATGGAAAAAAGCTTCGATGATCTGCTGATTTATATTGGCGAAAAGCTGGAAGACAGGAGGGGATAG
- a CDS encoding DUF3307 domain-containing protein, with the protein MWLWILFGHLLCDFLFQSDRLIDLKRKNIIKGLLAHSFIHVNVYVVLLMVYWFIYGGSISLILLAAALIAIIHFFIDYLKIRLVSLNQATPYQAGLFVLDQVFHVISILLVLTLLGLGSFSFSGIYDGIVLFSAGAYPWETMERVVALGCIIVIGTYGAGYFLGILLKDFTPKDDIQKNHYTIANEKTEVRTRFLPNGEKESEMVSVKTEQLFKDSSQKIGRYIGMLERLLIIFLLLVQLPHGLAFLAALKSLTRFKQFDNKQFAEYYLIGTFSSSLIGIVLGVVALGVLQ; encoded by the coding sequence GTGTGGCTATGGATTTTGTTCGGTCATCTGCTCTGTGATTTTTTGTTCCAGAGTGACAGACTGATTGATCTAAAGAGAAAAAATATCATAAAAGGGCTCCTTGCCCACAGTTTCATTCACGTTAATGTTTATGTTGTGCTCCTTATGGTCTACTGGTTTATTTATGGGGGCAGTATTTCCCTTATCCTTTTGGCAGCAGCGCTCATTGCAATTATTCACTTTTTCATAGATTACCTGAAAATCAGACTCGTTTCTCTAAATCAGGCAACGCCATATCAGGCAGGGTTATTTGTACTGGACCAGGTTTTTCACGTGATATCCATTTTACTTGTTTTGACCCTCCTTGGTTTAGGTTCGTTTTCCTTCAGTGGAATTTATGACGGTATTGTTTTGTTTTCTGCTGGTGCTTATCCGTGGGAAACAATGGAGAGAGTGGTTGCCCTGGGCTGTATCATTGTCATTGGAACATACGGAGCTGGATACTTTCTGGGGATTCTCTTGAAAGACTTCACACCAAAAGATGATATTCAGAAAAATCATTACACGATAGCAAATGAAAAGACAGAAGTCAGAACAAGATTTCTGCCTAACGGGGAAAAAGAGTCTGAAATGGTTTCTGTGAAAACAGAGCAGTTGTTTAAAGATTCTTCCCAGAAAATAGGAAGGTATATCGGGATGCTTGAAAGGCTGCTTATTATTTTTCTCCTTCTTGTTCAGCTTCCTCATGGACTGGCCTTTCTGGCAGCTTTGAAGTCCCTCACCAGATTCAAGCAGTTTGATAACAAACAGTTCGCAGAGTATTATTTAATCGGAACTTTTTCAAGCTCGTTAATCGGTATTGTCCTTGGGGTAGTGGCCCTTGGGGTTTTACAATAG
- a CDS encoding phosphotransferase enzyme family protein, translating to MEKYIDELFTESILSEGLARFGVISKKKLGDFENYVFEGSLGDLPVIVRFTHSSHRTAVEIESELHWLMYLKSNSADVCGPLPSLHNNMIEKIIADDRNTFFVCMFEKAKGNSVDIKKELHNPSLLTAWGKATGKLHHITKRYSKPPEIPMRSDLISSFSSQFAPFLPDDGLIKKRVNHVVQKTRSIPQTPETYGLIHSDIHSGNFFFDGREVFIFDFDDAGYHYLASDLAIPLYYSLLHISDKKTRDEEAGRFLFYFLKGYEQLSTLPPGCLNDLEVLMMFRDCELYGVLNKKWDTTQLNEKQAGFLNGLKVRILEATPLVSL from the coding sequence TTGGAAAAATACATTGACGAGCTCTTTACAGAAAGCATACTGTCCGAAGGTCTTGCGCGGTTTGGTGTTATCAGTAAAAAGAAACTCGGGGATTTTGAGAATTATGTGTTTGAAGGCTCACTTGGAGATCTGCCGGTTATCGTCCGGTTTACACACAGCAGTCACCGTACAGCCGTGGAAATTGAAAGTGAACTCCACTGGCTGATGTATTTAAAGAGCAACAGCGCTGATGTGTGCGGTCCCCTTCCTTCGTTACATAACAACATGATTGAAAAAATCATAGCAGATGACCGTAACACATTCTTTGTATGTATGTTTGAAAAAGCAAAAGGAAACTCGGTAGACATAAAAAAAGAGCTTCATAACCCTTCCCTCCTGACTGCCTGGGGTAAAGCCACCGGCAAGCTTCACCACATTACAAAAAGATATTCAAAGCCACCGGAAATTCCAATGCGTTCTGATCTTATATCTTCCTTTTCCAGTCAGTTTGCCCCCTTTCTTCCGGACGATGGTTTGATTAAGAAGCGAGTGAACCATGTGGTACAAAAGACGAGGAGTATTCCTCAAACACCCGAGACGTACGGACTGATTCATTCTGATATTCATTCAGGCAATTTCTTTTTCGACGGACGTGAAGTGTTCATTTTCGACTTCGATGATGCGGGCTATCATTATCTCGCAAGTGATCTGGCCATTCCACTTTACTATTCACTTCTTCATATTTCTGATAAAAAGACTCGTGACGAAGAGGCGGGAAGGTTTTTATTTTACTTTCTCAAGGGTTATGAGCAGTTAAGCACTCTTCCCCCCGGCTGCCTGAACGACCTTGAGGTCCTGATGATGTTCAGGGATTGCGAGCTCTACGGAGTGTTGAACAAAAAATGGGATACAACTCAGTTAAATGAAAAACAAGCGGGTTTCCTTAATGGACTAAAAGTACGGATACTGGAAGCAACCCCTCTTGTATCCCTGTAA
- a CDS encoding ABC-F family ATP-binding cassette domain-containing protein, translating to MINVSNVSLRFGDRKLFEDVNIKFTPGNCYGLIGANGAGKSTFLKILSGELEAQTGDVSLPPNHRMAVLKQNHFEYEEFTVLDVVIMGHARLHEVMKEKDAIYMKEDFSDEDGMKAAELEGEFAELNGWEAESDAAVLLSGLGIGEELHQKQMADLTGGEKVKVLLAQALFGNPDVLLLDEPTNHLDIKAIKWLEEFLINFDNTVIVVSHDRHFLNKVCTHIADLDFGKLQIYVGNYDFWYESSQLALKMQQDQNKKKEEKVKELQNFIARFSANASKSKQATSRKKLLDKIELDDIKPSSRKYPYVAFKPEREIGNDVLQVKGLTKTIDGVKVLNNVSFIMNREDKIALVGDNEIANTTLMKILMGEMEPDSGEYKWGITTSQAYFPRDNSKYFEGNEMNLVDWLRQYSPEDQTETFIRGFLGRMLFSGEEAKKKASVLSGGEKVRCMLSKMMLSGSNVLLLDDPTNHLDLESITALNNGLINFKGAMIFTSHDHQFNQSIANRVIEIKEEGVFDKEITYDEYVELQAAKK from the coding sequence ATGATTAATGTATCAAACGTTAGTTTGCGATTTGGTGATCGCAAGCTTTTTGAAGATGTAAATATTAAATTCACACCCGGGAACTGCTACGGCCTAATTGGTGCCAACGGTGCCGGTAAATCGACATTTCTTAAAATACTTTCCGGAGAGCTTGAAGCACAGACAGGTGACGTAAGCCTGCCGCCGAATCACCGGATGGCGGTACTGAAGCAGAATCACTTTGAATATGAAGAGTTCACCGTGCTTGACGTGGTTATTATGGGCCACGCGAGACTTCATGAAGTTATGAAAGAAAAAGACGCTATCTATATGAAAGAAGACTTCTCTGATGAAGACGGCATGAAAGCAGCCGAGCTCGAAGGAGAATTTGCAGAACTTAACGGTTGGGAAGCCGAGTCTGACGCTGCAGTATTATTGAGCGGTCTTGGAATCGGTGAAGAATTGCACCAAAAGCAAATGGCTGACCTTACTGGTGGAGAAAAAGTAAAAGTCCTTCTTGCACAGGCTCTTTTCGGCAACCCTGATGTCCTTCTTTTGGATGAGCCTACAAACCACCTGGACATTAAAGCCATTAAGTGGCTTGAGGAATTCCTGATTAACTTTGATAACACCGTCATCGTTGTGTCCCACGACCGTCACTTCCTTAATAAGGTCTGTACGCACATCGCTGACCTTGACTTTGGAAAGCTCCAGATTTATGTAGGCAACTATGATTTCTGGTACGAATCCAGTCAGCTTGCCCTTAAAATGCAGCAGGATCAGAACAAAAAGAAAGAAGAAAAAGTCAAAGAACTTCAGAACTTTATCGCACGCTTCAGTGCCAATGCTTCGAAATCGAAGCAGGCAACTTCCCGTAAGAAGCTACTTGATAAAATCGAACTTGATGACATTAAACCTTCTTCACGTAAGTATCCTTATGTGGCGTTTAAGCCTGAGCGCGAAATCGGTAACGACGTCCTCCAGGTAAAAGGACTTACAAAAACCATTGACGGAGTTAAAGTACTCAACAATGTAAGCTTCATTATGAACCGTGAAGATAAAATTGCTCTTGTAGGTGATAATGAAATTGCCAATACAACCCTGATGAAGATTCTCATGGGTGAAATGGAGCCTGACAGCGGTGAATATAAATGGGGCATTACAACAAGCCAGGCTTACTTCCCTCGGGATAACTCCAAGTACTTTGAAGGAAACGAAATGAACCTGGTTGACTGGCTGCGCCAGTATTCCCCGGAAGATCAGACCGAAACGTTTATTCGAGGCTTCCTGGGCCGTATGCTCTTCTCCGGTGAGGAAGCAAAGAAAAAAGCAAGTGTATTATCCGGAGGAGAAAAAGTACGTTGTATGCTTTCAAAGATGATGCTTTCAGGATCCAACGTTCTTCTACTTGACGATCCTACGAACCACCTTGACCTTGAGTCCATTACAGCACTCAATAACGGGCTGATTAATTTCAAAGGTGCCATGATCTTCACATCCCATGACCACCAGTTTAACCAGTCTATTGCCAACCGCGTTATTGAAATCAAAGAAGAAGGCGTATTTGATAAAGAAATCACTTACGATGAATACGTGGAACTTCAGGCAGCAAAAAAATAA
- the coaA gene encoding type I pantothenate kinase, translating to MISNHPIHKQYSPYITLQKEEWASLSPGSVQPLSAKEIEALQGINENISLDEVSSVYLPLSRLINLYTTASQDLHSVTNLFLHKKTNKVPYVIGMAGSVAVGKSTTARLIQALLSRWPNHPKVELITTDGFLHPNRVLEERGIMNRKGFPESYDTAKLINFLADLKSGKEEVSAPVYSHLVYDIVEGEKQTVTQPDIVIVEGINVLQVANDGREIPEVFVSDFFDFSIYVDALEEDIFNWYIERFKTLRNTAFQNPQSYFKRYAGLSDEEATAIATKIWKDINEVNLYNNILPTKHRADLILRKGKHHSVEHIHLRKI from the coding sequence ATGATTTCAAATCATCCTATACATAAGCAGTACTCTCCTTATATAACATTGCAGAAGGAAGAATGGGCATCTTTGAGTCCAGGCTCTGTACAGCCTCTTTCTGCAAAAGAAATAGAAGCGCTTCAGGGAATAAATGAAAACATCTCACTCGACGAAGTATCGAGTGTCTATCTTCCTCTGTCGAGGTTAATCAACCTTTATACAACGGCTTCGCAGGATCTGCATTCCGTTACCAATCTGTTTCTCCATAAAAAGACAAATAAAGTCCCGTACGTCATAGGTATGGCGGGCAGTGTGGCTGTTGGAAAAAGCACAACGGCAAGACTAATACAGGCCCTTTTGTCCCGGTGGCCAAACCACCCGAAAGTGGAACTGATTACAACTGATGGTTTTCTTCACCCAAACCGTGTCCTGGAAGAACGGGGAATAATGAACCGAAAAGGGTTCCCTGAAAGTTATGACACCGCAAAACTGATAAACTTCCTTGCAGATTTAAAATCAGGGAAAGAAGAAGTGAGTGCACCTGTTTATTCCCACCTTGTCTACGATATCGTAGAAGGTGAGAAACAGACTGTCACCCAGCCGGATATCGTTATTGTGGAAGGGATTAATGTGTTACAGGTAGCCAATGACGGAAGGGAAATTCCTGAAGTATTCGTATCGGATTTCTTCGATTTCTCCATTTATGTTGATGCTCTTGAAGAAGATATTTTTAACTGGTATATCGAACGGTTTAAAACCCTTAGAAACACCGCTTTTCAGAACCCTCAATCCTATTTCAAAAGATACGCCGGTCTTAGTGATGAGGAAGCCACCGCAATCGCGACGAAAATCTGGAAAGATATTAACGAGGTCAATTTATACAACAACATTCTCCCTACGAAACACAGAGCCGATCTTATTTTAAGAAAAGGCAAACATCATTCTGTGGAACACATTCATTTAAGAAAGATTTAA
- a CDS encoding winged helix-turn-helix transcriptional regulator yields the protein MDKEKVENLKTTLEVVCGKWKGIILLELVGRTLRFNELKTELHEASHQTLIKQLKELEADGLIERKAYPVVPPKVEYSLTPYGRELESMLEDMVEWGMRHRSGEKQKEYS from the coding sequence TTGGATAAAGAAAAAGTGGAAAACCTTAAAACGACACTGGAAGTGGTGTGCGGGAAATGGAAAGGAATCATTCTGCTTGAACTTGTCGGCCGCACACTCAGGTTCAATGAGCTGAAAACAGAACTTCACGAAGCATCTCATCAAACACTTATTAAACAGCTAAAAGAACTCGAAGCAGATGGTCTCATTGAGCGCAAAGCCTATCCGGTCGTACCGCCTAAGGTGGAATATTCCCTTACTCCATATGGAAGAGAGCTGGAGTCGATGCTTGAAGATATGGTGGAATGGGGAATGCGGCACCGTTCCGGGGAAAAACAAAAAGAATATTCGTAA
- a CDS encoding M20 family metallopeptidase, whose product MSRYLDYMNRNAQQQEGEVIQLIKAESPTYKKNLVDKCGSLLMKLFENHFMTKSRLYPQEHRGDHFRVNIGTGWKRILILVHFDTVWDEGRLTTYKKDGRLYGPGAIDMKGGIIQAMWAVKALFELGGMDDKEIVFLCTSDEEVGSQTSRNIIEREARLSDAVLVMEPPVSGSGAIKTSRSGVGFYEYSILGKSSHAGSNHHEGRSAIKELAHQVLYLESLTDYMKGTTVNVGVVNGGTRLNVVPEFSRAHIDFRVKTSEEAGRIMSIAGFPTPVLDGTSIFVTGGLNRPPMERNEKGVLLFEKVKAAGKKVGLEIEEAHAGGGSDGNFTAALGIPTIDGLGSVGDGAHAEHEHLLLKELPVRTAMLAHFIEDL is encoded by the coding sequence TTGAGCAGGTATCTTGACTATATGAATAGGAATGCTCAGCAGCAGGAAGGGGAAGTTATACAACTCATTAAGGCGGAATCTCCTACCTATAAAAAAAATCTTGTAGACAAATGTGGAAGTTTATTAATGAAGCTCTTCGAGAATCATTTTATGACAAAGAGCAGATTGTACCCGCAAGAACATCGCGGAGATCACTTCCGTGTAAATATCGGAACAGGCTGGAAACGCATTTTGATCCTTGTGCATTTTGATACAGTTTGGGATGAAGGGCGTCTTACTACGTACAAGAAAGATGGCAGACTTTACGGACCTGGAGCAATTGATATGAAAGGTGGTATTATCCAGGCAATGTGGGCTGTAAAAGCTCTTTTTGAACTCGGTGGTATGGATGATAAGGAAATCGTATTTTTGTGTACGTCCGACGAAGAAGTTGGAAGTCAGACTTCAAGAAATATTATTGAACGAGAAGCGAGACTGAGTGATGCTGTTCTTGTAATGGAACCTCCGGTATCCGGGTCGGGTGCTATTAAAACGTCCCGGAGTGGAGTGGGGTTTTACGAATACAGTATTCTCGGAAAGAGTTCCCATGCGGGCAGTAATCATCATGAGGGCAGAAGTGCAATAAAAGAGCTGGCACACCAGGTTCTCTATCTGGAGTCTCTAACGGACTATATGAAAGGAACTACAGTGAATGTCGGGGTTGTTAATGGCGGCACCAGGTTAAATGTTGTGCCTGAATTTTCCAGGGCGCATATTGATTTCAGGGTGAAAACCAGTGAAGAGGCAGGCAGGATTATGTCAATTGCAGGGTTCCCGACTCCGGTATTGGACGGGACATCGATTTTTGTTACCGGAGGCTTAAACCGGCCGCCTATGGAACGTAATGAAAAAGGGGTATTATTATTTGAAAAAGTGAAAGCTGCAGGAAAGAAAGTCGGTCTGGAAATAGAGGAGGCACATGCAGGTGGAGGCAGTGATGGAAATTTCACGGCTGCTCTCGGGATTCCGACCATTGACGGGCTGGGGAGTGTGGGGGATGGTGCCCATGCTGAACACGAACATCTTCTATTAAAGGAGCTTCCTGTAAGAACTGCAATGCTCGCTCATTTTATAGAAGACTTATAA
- the pepF gene encoding oligoendopeptidase F: MEAVKGQKRTRKSVPESQTWDLSDLFSSEKTWKEELHRLNSDISEVTRFSGRLNHSAKTLLMCLQARDAFIERAYKAATYASLKLAEDGSDPVNQGNYAKVSDILAGFDASLSFIDSEVLQFPDGKIGEYLNEEPDLLVYKKNLMDLEDRKEHTLSPETEKVLASLSALHAAPYAIYSQSKSSDMSFDTFLDGNNEEQPLTFASYEDRFELSADPVTRRNAYESFTNGLQKYKNTYAAGYAKEVTKQVTLSKIRGYNSVTEMLLHPQEVSVEMYENQLNIIYKELAPHMQRLMKLKKQQSDLDEIRFCDLKAPLEPSFNPEVTYDEACKMILESLEVMGPEYMDIMKQGLNDRWVDKAENDGKMTGAFCSSPYASHPYILLTWTDMMRGTFILTHELGHAGHFYLANKYQQISNVRPSTYFVEAPSTLNELLLADHLIKKSSEAQMKRWVILQLLGTYYHNFVTHLLEGEFQRRVYTMAENNEALTADSLSAVKLDVLKGFWGDTVSFDDRDALTWMRQPHYYMGLYPYTYSAGLTASTLVAKMIKDEGQPAVERWLHVLKSGGTMKPLELLSHAGADLSNPAAIREAVSYVGSLVDEVEKSYT, encoded by the coding sequence ATGGAAGCAGTAAAAGGACAAAAAAGGACCAGAAAGAGTGTTCCGGAAAGCCAGACATGGGACTTATCAGACCTTTTTTCCAGTGAAAAAACGTGGAAAGAAGAACTGCACAGATTGAATAGTGACATTTCCGAAGTCACCCGATTTTCAGGACGCCTGAACCACAGTGCAAAAACACTTTTAATGTGTCTTCAAGCAAGAGATGCGTTTATCGAGAGAGCGTACAAAGCAGCAACATACGCAAGCCTGAAGCTGGCAGAAGACGGTTCAGACCCGGTTAATCAGGGAAATTACGCAAAAGTGTCTGATATATTAGCTGGATTTGACGCCTCTCTCAGCTTTATCGATTCAGAGGTCCTTCAATTTCCCGACGGAAAAATCGGAGAATATCTTAATGAAGAACCGGATCTCCTTGTTTACAAAAAGAACCTCATGGATCTTGAAGACCGCAAAGAGCACACCCTCTCACCTGAAACAGAAAAAGTATTAGCATCTTTGTCTGCCCTGCATGCAGCCCCGTATGCGATCTATTCTCAGAGCAAGTCGAGCGATATGTCATTTGACACATTCCTGGATGGAAACAACGAGGAACAACCCTTAACTTTCGCATCATACGAAGACCGGTTTGAGCTGAGTGCTGATCCTGTAACCCGCAGAAACGCTTACGAATCTTTTACAAATGGGTTGCAAAAATACAAAAATACATACGCCGCAGGTTATGCAAAAGAAGTGACCAAGCAGGTCACGCTTTCAAAGATCCGCGGTTACAATTCCGTCACTGAGATGCTTTTGCATCCCCAGGAAGTTTCTGTTGAGATGTACGAAAATCAGCTGAACATCATTTATAAAGAACTTGCCCCGCACATGCAGCGGCTAATGAAATTGAAAAAGCAGCAGTCAGATCTTGACGAAATCAGGTTCTGTGATTTAAAAGCGCCTCTCGAGCCCTCCTTCAACCCGGAGGTGACGTATGATGAAGCCTGTAAAATGATCCTGGAATCATTGGAAGTTATGGGTCCGGAGTATATGGACATTATGAAACAAGGGCTGAATGACCGGTGGGTGGACAAAGCTGAAAATGACGGCAAAATGACAGGAGCATTCTGCTCCAGTCCTTATGCCTCCCATCCCTACATCCTTCTGACTTGGACTGACATGATGAGGGGAACGTTTATCCTTACACACGAGCTCGGTCATGCAGGCCACTTCTACCTGGCCAACAAATATCAGCAAATCTCAAATGTGCGGCCTTCGACATATTTCGTTGAAGCTCCATCCACCCTTAATGAACTCCTTCTAGCCGATCACCTGATTAAAAAGTCTTCTGAGGCTCAAATGAAGCGCTGGGTTATCCTCCAGCTTCTCGGTACGTATTACCACAATTTTGTCACCCACCTTCTGGAAGGTGAATTTCAGAGACGGGTTTATACGATGGCCGAAAACAACGAGGCACTGACTGCAGATTCACTATCAGCAGTTAAACTGGACGTATTGAAAGGGTTCTGGGGTGATACAGTGAGTTTTGATGATAGGGACGCACTTACTTGGATGAGGCAGCCGCACTACTATATGGGCTTGTACCCTTACACGTATTCAGCCGGTCTTACCGCTTCCACCCTTGTCGCAAAAATGATTAAAGATGAGGGACAGCCGGCAGTTGAGAGGTGGCTTCACGTGTTAAAGTCAGGAGGTACGATGAAACCTCTCGAACTTCTTTCCCACGCCGGAGCAGACCTGTCAAACCCGGCCGCGATCCGTGAAGCTGTATCTTATGTAGGAAGCCTCGTGGATGAAGTAGAAAAAAGTTACACGTGA
- a CDS encoding PAS domain-containing protein, protein MGHKLSECLSLDVIIQAMDYTRAGVIITDPDLDDNPIVYSNKSFGAITGYDPEEYLGKNCRFLQGGGTSSEAIKDIKNGLMNKRPVSVTLKNYRKSGEAFWNELHIDPVYVKEEEKYYFIGVQKDISELKDSQAKIKGYLEEVSRLSTPIVPIEDGVSVLPLIGNVDEERLEIILQNITAAVSATKDHTLILDLSGLSDINEHVTRGIFNLNELLRLLGTRLIITGISTRLAIKATHLQIDLSEISTFSTVKEAITSK, encoded by the coding sequence TTGGGACATAAACTCAGCGAATGTTTGTCGCTCGATGTTATTATTCAGGCGATGGATTACACCAGAGCAGGTGTTATTATTACAGACCCGGATTTGGATGATAATCCGATTGTATATTCCAACAAATCTTTCGGCGCCATTACAGGATATGATCCGGAAGAATATCTCGGTAAAAACTGCAGATTTTTGCAGGGGGGAGGGACCTCATCAGAAGCCATAAAGGATATAAAGAATGGGCTTATGAATAAAAGACCGGTTTCCGTAACACTTAAGAACTACCGTAAAAGCGGGGAAGCCTTCTGGAATGAACTCCACATTGATCCGGTCTATGTAAAAGAAGAAGAGAAGTATTATTTTATAGGTGTTCAAAAAGATATTTCCGAGTTAAAAGATTCGCAGGCTAAAATAAAAGGGTATCTTGAAGAGGTGTCGAGGCTCTCCACACCTATCGTTCCAATTGAGGACGGGGTCTCGGTACTGCCGTTAATCGGAAATGTAGATGAAGAAAGACTCGAAATTATCCTTCAAAATATTACTGCGGCTGTGTCGGCAACGAAAGACCATACGCTTATCCTGGACCTGTCGGGACTGAGCGATATTAACGAGCATGTGACCAGAGGCATATTCAACTTGAACGAGCTTCTGAGACTTTTAGGTACCCGTTTAATTATTACCGGTATTTCAACCAGACTTGCTATTAAAGCAACACACCTACAGATAGATTTATCTGAGATCTCAACCTTTTCCACCGTAAAAGAAGCCATTACGTCAAAATGA